A section of the Streptomyces sp. NBC_01591 genome encodes:
- the sodX gene encoding nickel-type superoxide dismutase maturation protease, with amino-acid sequence MREVPEVPELTQEQPGRGLAARVPFQVVEVTGPSMVPTLHHGDWLLVQYGATVRPGDVVILRHPFQQDLLVVKRAAERRRGGWWVLADNTFAGGDSTDYGTVPEEFVLARVRARYRPLKKDQRSVRGVVAWAVCALRPVSAARSVSRRLRAR; translated from the coding sequence ATGCGGGAGGTGCCGGAAGTGCCTGAGCTGACGCAGGAACAGCCCGGGCGGGGGCTGGCGGCGCGTGTGCCGTTCCAGGTGGTGGAGGTGACCGGGCCGTCGATGGTGCCGACGCTCCATCACGGGGACTGGCTGCTCGTGCAGTACGGGGCGACGGTGCGCCCCGGTGACGTGGTGATCCTGCGGCATCCGTTCCAGCAGGACCTGCTGGTCGTGAAGCGGGCCGCCGAGCGCCGTCGGGGCGGCTGGTGGGTGCTGGCCGACAACACCTTCGCGGGCGGGGACAGCACGGACTACGGGACGGTGCCCGAGGAGTTCGTACTGGCCAGGGTCCGGGCGCGCTACCGGCCGCTGAAGAAGGATCAGCGGTCGGTGCGGGGTGTGGTGGCCTGGGCGGTCTGTGCGCTGCGGCCGGTGTCGGCCGCCCGTTCCGTCTCCAGGCGCTTGCGGGCCCGGTAG
- a CDS encoding CGNR zinc finger domain-containing protein: MELAYYSDYAVRLVNTEEPARNKDSLTSVEAVRELFGANGQAARRATDADVTRFRSVRARLRSVFEAADGGDETLAVDLLNSLLLEFPVSPQISGHDIRDEDGKPDWHMHLADHPSNATAGYAAIAAMGLAFHLTSYGVDRLGLCEAAPCRNAYLDTSTNRSRRYCSDRCATRANVAAYRARKRLETERAADTGRSAQTAQATTPRTDR; encoded by the coding sequence GTGGAACTGGCCTATTACTCGGACTACGCCGTACGTCTGGTCAACACCGAGGAGCCGGCCCGCAACAAGGACTCCCTCACCTCCGTGGAGGCGGTCCGCGAACTGTTCGGCGCCAACGGCCAGGCGGCCCGGCGGGCGACCGACGCGGATGTGACCCGCTTCAGGTCGGTACGGGCGCGGCTGCGCTCGGTCTTCGAAGCGGCCGACGGCGGCGACGAGACGCTCGCCGTCGACCTGCTCAACTCACTGCTGCTGGAATTCCCGGTCAGCCCGCAGATCTCCGGGCACGACATCCGTGACGAGGACGGCAAACCGGACTGGCACATGCACCTGGCCGACCATCCGTCGAACGCGACGGCCGGGTACGCCGCCATCGCGGCGATGGGCCTCGCCTTCCATCTCACCTCGTACGGGGTCGACCGGCTCGGCCTGTGCGAGGCAGCGCCGTGCCGCAACGCCTATCTCGACACTTCCACCAACCGGTCCCGCCGCTACTGCTCGGACCGCTGCGCGACCCGCGCCAATGTGGCCGCCTACCGGGCCCGCAAGCGCCTGGAGACGGAACGGGCGGCCGACACCGGCCGCAGCGCACAGACCGCCCAGGCCACCACACCCCGCACCGACCGCTGA
- a CDS encoding class I SAM-dependent methyltransferase, producing the protein MAETSTGTDWRAWQESWDRQQEWYMPDREERFRVMLDMVEALVGPRPRVLDLACGTGSITDRLLKRFPEATSTGVDLDPALLAIARGYFDGDERVTFVTADLKDPGWAGQLPYESYDAVLTATALHWLHTEPLTALYGHIGGLVREGGVFMNADHMIDTATPRINAAERAHRHAAMDRAKVAGALDWADWWALAAKDPVLAGPTAERYKIYGEHADGDMPSVRWHTDTLRAAGFGEARTVWASPSDTLVLAVK; encoded by the coding sequence GTGGCGGAGACATCGACAGGTACGGACTGGCGGGCCTGGCAGGAGAGCTGGGACCGTCAGCAGGAGTGGTACATGCCCGACCGCGAGGAGCGGTTCCGGGTGATGCTGGACATGGTCGAGGCCCTCGTCGGGCCGCGGCCGAGGGTGCTCGATCTCGCATGCGGTACTGGAAGTATTACGGACCGGCTGCTCAAGCGGTTCCCGGAAGCGACCAGTACCGGTGTGGACCTCGACCCGGCGCTGCTCGCCATCGCGCGAGGTTACTTCGACGGCGACGAGCGCGTCACCTTCGTCACCGCGGACCTCAAGGACCCCGGGTGGGCCGGGCAGTTGCCGTACGAATCGTACGACGCCGTCCTCACCGCCACCGCCCTGCACTGGCTGCACACCGAGCCGCTCACCGCGCTCTACGGGCACATCGGCGGGCTCGTCAGGGAAGGAGGGGTGTTCATGAACGCGGACCACATGATCGACACCGCGACGCCCCGGATCAACGCGGCCGAACGCGCCCACCGGCACGCCGCCATGGACCGTGCCAAGGTCGCGGGTGCACTCGACTGGGCCGACTGGTGGGCGCTGGCCGCCAAGGACCCGGTCCTCGCCGGACCGACCGCGGAGCGGTACAAGATCTACGGTGAGCACGCGGACGGCGACATGCCCTCCGTGCGGTGGCACACCGACACCCTGCGCGCGGCCGGATTCGGTGAGGCGCGGACCGTCTGGGCCTCGCCCTCGGACACCCTGGTGCTCGCCGTGAAGTAG
- a CDS encoding SigE family RNA polymerase sigma factor translates to MRIDDDAALHAFVEGRRTALFRSAYLLCGDRHEADDLVQATLVKVVLGGRRYGRLDNIEAYARKTLINTFIASRRRFWRREQSYGELPDHAGQTPDTDTGLAVRAALARLTDKQRAVLVLRYWEDLSVEATAGLLGMRENTVKSHAARGLAALRAEMAEELV, encoded by the coding sequence ATGCGGATCGATGACGATGCCGCGCTGCACGCCTTCGTCGAAGGCAGACGTACCGCGCTGTTCCGCAGCGCGTATCTGCTGTGCGGCGACCGGCACGAAGCCGATGACCTGGTCCAGGCGACGCTGGTCAAGGTGGTGCTCGGGGGGCGGCGGTACGGACGACTCGACAACATCGAGGCGTACGCGCGCAAGACGTTGATCAACACCTTCATCGCATCCCGCCGCCGGTTCTGGCGGCGCGAACAGTCCTATGGCGAACTGCCCGACCACGCCGGCCAGACGCCGGACACGGACACCGGCCTGGCGGTGCGGGCGGCACTCGCCCGGCTCACGGACAAGCAGCGAGCGGTACTGGTGCTGCGCTACTGGGAGGACCTGAGCGTCGAGGCCACGGCCGGCCTGCTCGGGATGCGGGAGAACACGGTCAAGAGCCACGCGGCTCGGGGGTTGGCGGCGCTGCGCGCCGAGATGGCGGAGGAATTGGTATGA
- a CDS encoding amino acid ABC transporter ATP-binding protein, with the protein MTANAMVKAEGVHKSFGAAHILKGIDLEVAPREVFCLIGPSGSGKSTFLRCINHLEQINAGRLYVDGELVGYRQKGDKLYELKDSEVALKRQDIGMVFQRFNLFPHMTAIENVMEAPVQVRRESKAVARARAERLLDRVGLGDKAKNYPSQLSGGQQQRVAIARALAMEPKLMLFDEPTSALDPELVGDVLDVMRGLAEEGMTMVVVTHEMGFAREVGDALVFMDDGVVVESGHPRDVLTSPQHDRTKSFLSKVL; encoded by the coding sequence ATGACCGCCAACGCCATGGTGAAGGCCGAGGGTGTCCACAAGTCCTTCGGCGCCGCGCACATCCTCAAGGGCATCGACCTGGAGGTCGCCCCGAGGGAGGTCTTCTGCCTGATCGGCCCGTCCGGTTCCGGCAAGTCGACGTTCCTGAGGTGCATCAACCACCTGGAGCAGATCAACGCCGGCCGGCTGTACGTCGACGGCGAGCTGGTGGGCTACCGCCAGAAGGGCGACAAGCTCTACGAGCTCAAGGACAGCGAGGTCGCACTGAAGCGCCAGGACATCGGCATGGTCTTCCAGCGCTTCAACCTCTTCCCGCACATGACGGCGATCGAGAACGTCATGGAGGCCCCCGTCCAGGTCAGGCGCGAGTCCAAGGCCGTGGCGAGGGCCCGGGCCGAGCGGCTGCTGGACCGGGTCGGCCTCGGCGACAAGGCGAAGAACTACCCCTCCCAGCTCTCCGGCGGACAGCAGCAGCGGGTGGCCATCGCCCGTGCCCTGGCCATGGAGCCGAAGCTGATGCTCTTCGACGAGCCGACGTCGGCGCTCGACCCGGAGCTGGTGGGCGACGTCCTGGACGTCATGCGCGGGCTCGCGGAGGAGGGCATGACGATGGTCGTCGTGACCCATGAGATGGGCTTCGCCCGTGAGGTCGGCGACGCGCTGGTCTTCATGGACGACGGCGTGGTGGTCGAGTCGGGCCACCCGCGCGACGTGCTGACCAGCCCGCAGCACGACCGGACGAAGTCGTTCCTGTCGAAGGTGCTGTAG
- a CDS encoding amino acid ABC transporter permease, with protein MTDIKKSGPADQPPIPPTPPSGPEAIRAIPVRHYGRYVSAVVAIAAFAAIVYAFSQGKINWGAVPDYFFDDRILKGVTQTLLLTALSMVIGIVGGILLAVMRLSRNPVTSSIAWFYIWFFRGTPVLVQLFVWFNLGLVFEYINLMPIYKDYWSSFMTPLLTALLGLGLNEAAYMAEICRAGLLSVDEGQTEASHALGMSHGKTLRRVVIPQAMRVIVPPTGNEVINMLKTTSLVAAVQFYELFKYAQDIGQGSGAPVEMYFLAAAWYLIMTSVLSIGQYYLERYYARGSSRSLPPTPFQKVRANLLSLGRPKGGMA; from the coding sequence GTGACTGACATCAAGAAGTCGGGCCCGGCCGACCAGCCGCCCATACCCCCCACTCCACCGTCCGGACCCGAGGCGATCAGGGCCATTCCGGTCCGGCACTACGGCCGGTACGTCTCGGCGGTCGTCGCCATCGCGGCATTCGCCGCGATCGTCTACGCCTTCAGCCAGGGCAAGATCAACTGGGGTGCGGTCCCCGACTACTTCTTCGACGACCGCATCCTCAAGGGTGTTACCCAGACCCTGCTGCTGACCGCCCTGTCCATGGTCATCGGCATCGTCGGCGGCATCCTGCTGGCCGTGATGCGGCTGTCGAGGAACCCGGTGACCTCGTCGATCGCCTGGTTCTACATCTGGTTCTTCCGCGGCACCCCGGTCCTGGTCCAGCTGTTCGTCTGGTTCAACCTGGGCCTGGTCTTCGAGTACATCAACCTCATGCCGATCTACAAGGACTACTGGTCGAGCTTCATGACGCCGCTGCTGACGGCGCTGCTCGGCCTGGGTCTCAACGAGGCCGCCTACATGGCCGAGATCTGCCGTGCGGGGCTGCTCTCGGTCGACGAGGGCCAGACAGAGGCGTCGCACGCGCTGGGCATGAGTCACGGCAAGACCCTGCGCCGCGTCGTGATCCCGCAGGCGATGCGGGTGATCGTGCCGCCGACGGGCAACGAAGTGATCAACATGCTCAAGACGACGTCGCTGGTGGCGGCCGTGCAGTTCTACGAGCTGTTCAAGTACGCCCAGGACATCGGGCAGGGATCCGGAGCTCCGGTCGAGATGTACTTCCTGGCCGCGGCCTGGTACTTGATCATGACGTCGGTGCTGAGCATCGGCCAGTACTACCTGGAGCGGTACTACGCGCGGGGTTCGAGCCGCAGCCTGCCGCCCACCCCGTTCCAGAAGGTCAGGGCCAACCTGCTGTCCCTGGGCCGCCCGAAGGGAGGCATGGCATGA
- a CDS encoding ABC transporter substrate-binding protein, with translation MTASTTRRTAAKSRIAAVGAIAVAGTMLLTACGDQTKNGSTNNPASAKAPLADLLPKEIRDKGVIKVGSDIAYPPVEFKDKSGKTVGIDPDIGAALGKQLGVTFQFQNGTFDTLITGLRSKRYDLAMSSMTDTKDRQQGIDSETKKKVGEGVDFVDYFTAGVSIYTRKGDDQGIKTWADLCGKKIAVQRGTVSHNLAKSESKKCAGGQKIAIETFDNDLEAQTRLRSGGAAAGSSDFPVAAYAVKTSGGGKDFQIVGEQVEAAPYGIAVAKGNDQLTKAVQAALNAIIKNGEYDKIISKWGVEAGAVTEAKLNGGS, from the coding sequence ATGACCGCAAGCACCACACGTCGCACGGCCGCGAAATCCAGGATTGCAGCGGTCGGCGCCATCGCGGTCGCCGGCACCATGCTGCTGACCGCCTGTGGCGACCAGACCAAGAACGGGTCGACGAACAACCCGGCGTCGGCCAAGGCACCGCTCGCTGATCTCCTGCCGAAGGAGATCAGGGACAAGGGCGTCATCAAGGTCGGTTCGGACATCGCCTACCCGCCGGTCGAATTCAAGGACAAGTCCGGCAAGACGGTCGGCATCGACCCCGACATCGGCGCCGCGCTCGGCAAGCAGCTCGGCGTGACCTTCCAGTTCCAGAACGGCACGTTCGACACGCTGATCACCGGTCTGCGCTCCAAGCGCTACGACCTGGCGATGTCGTCGATGACCGACACCAAGGACCGCCAGCAGGGCATCGACTCCGAGACGAAGAAGAAGGTCGGCGAGGGCGTCGACTTCGTCGACTACTTCACCGCCGGCGTCTCGATCTACACCCGGAAGGGCGACGACCAGGGCATCAAGACCTGGGCCGACCTCTGCGGCAAGAAGATCGCCGTCCAGCGCGGCACCGTCTCGCACAACCTCGCCAAGTCCGAGTCGAAGAAGTGCGCGGGCGGCCAGAAGATCGCGATCGAGACCTTCGACAACGACCTGGAGGCCCAGACCCGGCTGCGCAGCGGTGGCGCCGCCGCCGGCTCCTCCGACTTCCCGGTGGCCGCGTACGCGGTGAAGACCTCGGGCGGCGGCAAGGACTTCCAGATCGTCGGCGAGCAGGTCGAGGCCGCCCCGTACGGCATCGCCGTCGCCAAGGGCAACGACCAGCTGACCAAGGCCGTTCAGGCGGCCCTGAACGCGATCATCAAGAACGGCGAGTACGACAAGATCATCTCCAAGTGGGGCGTGGAGGCCGGCGCGGTCACCGAGGCCAAGCTGAACGGCGGATCCTGA
- a CDS encoding NAD(P)-dependent malic enzyme: MAAEIVNPRSDSTTDSTTDEPFDPAFALHRGGKMAVQATVPIRDKDDLSLAYTPGVAKVCSAIAENPELVHDYTWKSQVVAVVTDGTAVLGLGDIGPEASLPVMEGKAILFKQFGGVDAVPIALATTDADEIVETVVRLAPSFGGVNLEDISAPRCFEIERKLQERLDIPVFHDDQHGTAVVTLAALRNAAKLSGRSLGDLRAVISGAGAAGVAIAKFLLEAGLGDVAVADRKGIVSRDREDLTEVKRELAELTNRAGISGPLEAALAGADVFIGVSGGTVPEAAVASMAPGAFVFAMANPNPEVHPDIAHKYAAVVATGRSDYPNQINNVLAFPGIFAGALQVRASRITEGMKIAAANALADVVGEELAADYVIPSPFDERVAPAVTAAVAAAARAEGVARR, from the coding sequence ATGGCAGCGGAGATCGTCAATCCTCGCAGCGACAGCACTACTGACAGCACCACCGATGAGCCGTTCGATCCGGCCTTCGCTCTCCACCGCGGGGGGAAGATGGCCGTGCAGGCCACCGTTCCCATCCGTGACAAGGACGACCTGTCCCTCGCGTACACGCCCGGCGTCGCCAAGGTGTGCAGCGCCATCGCGGAGAACCCCGAGCTGGTCCACGACTACACCTGGAAGTCGCAGGTCGTCGCCGTCGTGACGGACGGCACCGCGGTGCTCGGCCTCGGTGACATCGGACCCGAGGCCTCCCTCCCGGTGATGGAGGGCAAGGCGATCCTCTTCAAGCAGTTCGGCGGCGTCGACGCGGTGCCGATCGCGCTCGCGACCACCGACGCGGACGAGATCGTCGAGACCGTCGTCCGGCTCGCGCCGTCCTTCGGCGGCGTGAACCTGGAGGACATCTCGGCGCCGCGCTGCTTCGAGATCGAGCGCAAGCTCCAGGAGCGGCTCGACATCCCGGTCTTCCACGACGACCAGCACGGCACCGCCGTCGTGACGCTCGCGGCCCTGCGGAACGCCGCGAAGCTGTCCGGCCGGAGCCTCGGCGATCTGCGCGCCGTCATCTCCGGCGCCGGCGCCGCAGGCGTCGCCATCGCGAAGTTCCTGCTGGAGGCGGGGCTCGGCGATGTCGCCGTGGCCGACCGCAAGGGCATCGTGAGCCGGGACCGCGAGGACCTGACCGAGGTCAAGCGCGAGCTGGCCGAGCTCACCAACCGGGCCGGGATCTCCGGCCCGCTGGAGGCCGCGCTGGCCGGCGCCGATGTCTTCATCGGCGTCTCCGGCGGTACGGTCCCCGAGGCGGCCGTCGCCTCGATGGCGCCCGGCGCGTTCGTCTTCGCCATGGCGAACCCGAACCCCGAGGTCCACCCCGACATCGCGCACAAGTACGCGGCCGTCGTGGCGACCGGGCGGTCCGACTACCCGAACCAGATCAACAATGTGCTGGCCTTCCCCGGCATCTTCGCGGGCGCCCTCCAGGTCCGGGCCTCCCGGATCACCGAGGGCATGAAGATCGCCGCCGCGAACGCGCTGGCCGACGTCGTGGGCGAGGAGCTCGCGGCGGACTACGTGATCCCGTCGCCGTTCGACGAGCGGGTGGCGCCTGCCGTCACGGCCGCGGTGGCGGCGGCCGCGCGGGCGGAAGGCGTGGCCCGGCGCTGA
- a CDS encoding zinc-binding dehydrogenase has protein sequence MFAAYASRIDRDQPLNGLELGERPAPEARPGWTTVNVRAASLNHHDLWSLRGVGLAEDKLPMILGCDAAGIDEDGNEVVLHSVIGQTGHGVGPKEPRSILTERYQGTFAEQVTVPSWNVLPKPKELTFEQAACLPTAWLTAYRMLFTNAGVRPGNSVLVQGAGGGVATAAIVLGRAAGLRIYATSRDEAKRKRAVELGAIEAFEPGARLPQRVDAVIETVGAATWSHSVKSLRPGGTLVISGATSGDRPSHAELTRIFFLELKVVGSTMGSKDELEDLLAFCATTGVRPVIDEVLPLERAREGFERLESGDQFGKIVLTCS, from the coding sequence ATGTTCGCCGCCTACGCATCCCGCATCGACCGCGACCAGCCCCTCAACGGCCTTGAGCTGGGTGAACGCCCCGCCCCCGAGGCACGACCCGGCTGGACCACCGTCAATGTCCGGGCCGCCTCCCTCAACCATCACGACCTCTGGTCCCTGCGGGGCGTCGGCCTCGCCGAGGACAAGCTGCCGATGATCCTCGGCTGCGACGCGGCCGGAATCGACGAGGACGGCAACGAAGTCGTCCTGCACTCCGTCATCGGGCAGACCGGTCACGGCGTCGGCCCGAAGGAACCCCGCTCCATCCTCACCGAGCGCTACCAGGGCACCTTCGCCGAGCAGGTCACCGTCCCCAGCTGGAACGTGCTGCCCAAGCCGAAGGAGCTCACCTTCGAGCAGGCCGCCTGTCTGCCGACCGCCTGGCTCACCGCGTACCGGATGCTCTTCACCAACGCCGGGGTGCGCCCCGGCAACTCGGTCCTCGTCCAGGGCGCGGGTGGCGGCGTCGCCACCGCCGCGATCGTGCTCGGCCGGGCGGCCGGGCTGCGGATCTACGCCACCAGCCGCGACGAGGCCAAGCGCAAGCGCGCCGTCGAACTCGGCGCGATCGAGGCGTTCGAGCCGGGCGCACGGCTGCCGCAGCGCGTCGACGCGGTCATCGAGACGGTCGGCGCGGCCACCTGGTCCCACTCCGTGAAGTCGCTGCGCCCGGGCGGCACGCTCGTCATCTCCGGTGCGACCAGCGGCGACCGGCCCTCGCACGCCGAGCTGACCCGGATCTTCTTCCTGGAGCTGAAGGTCGTCGGCTCGACCATGGGCTCCAAGGACGAGCTGGAGGACCTGCTGGCGTTCTGCGCGACCACCGGTGTGCGGCCCGTCATCGACGAGGTGCTGCCGCTGGAGCGGGCCCGCGAGGGGTTCGAACGGCTGGAATCGGGCGACCAGTTCGGAAAGATTGTGCTCACCTGCTCTTGA
- a CDS encoding cellulase family glycosylhydrolase yields MRIRTRMRMGSVLTSIVTSFVLAAGALAPAADAHPAPPEQTGIPRLTDDRGRTLTLRGWNVEDKANRGDQALTAITEKHFRDLRDKGFNFARLLIFWDDLEPRRGHYSAEYLRRIDRVLDWARKYDIQVLLDAHQDVFGPAFGHRGIPAWATRTDGLPFTPHPEDWFAEYFEPAVQRAFTHLYEDPDLQRAQARMWQVVAERFRHHPAVLGYDLINEPMGEMGQGEDLPTAARRIEARQLTPMYNRLARAVRSVDRGNWLFIEPTPIVGEGVPTGLGAVRDHRTVYAPHFYNTAMEAGADYDPSAGWIESYEAAVTAYPEQRHIPVVVGEWGPLNNRLPLMGRFYRDAMTSLSRYTSGWAGYVWCYGGGYCALDENGVFAANKDRTATPYAPAVAGTVHSDTYDDNARVYRLTYTAGRHGATEISLPPTAGRWRVSVDGRAEARRHGGEVRVHARKGARVTVTVTGTARG; encoded by the coding sequence ATGCGAATACGGACGCGGATGCGGATGGGCAGCGTACTCACCTCGATCGTCACTTCGTTCGTGCTCGCGGCGGGGGCGCTCGCCCCCGCCGCCGACGCACACCCCGCACCACCGGAACAGACCGGCATCCCCCGTCTCACCGACGACCGGGGCCGCACGCTCACCCTGCGGGGATGGAACGTCGAGGACAAGGCGAACCGCGGTGACCAGGCACTGACCGCCATCACCGAGAAGCACTTCCGCGATCTGCGCGACAAGGGCTTCAACTTCGCCCGGCTGCTCATCTTCTGGGACGACCTGGAGCCGCGCCGGGGCCACTACAGCGCCGAGTATCTGCGCCGGATCGACCGGGTCCTGGACTGGGCGCGGAAGTACGACATCCAGGTGCTGCTCGACGCCCATCAGGACGTGTTCGGCCCGGCGTTCGGCCACCGGGGCATCCCGGCCTGGGCGACCCGCACCGACGGTCTGCCCTTCACCCCGCACCCCGAGGACTGGTTCGCGGAGTACTTCGAGCCGGCTGTGCAGCGCGCGTTCACCCATCTCTACGAGGACCCCGACCTCCAGCGCGCCCAGGCGCGGATGTGGCAGGTCGTCGCCGAGCGCTTCCGGCATCACCCCGCCGTCCTCGGCTACGACCTGATCAACGAGCCGATGGGGGAGATGGGTCAGGGCGAGGACCTGCCGACTGCCGCCCGCCGCATCGAGGCCCGGCAGCTCACCCCGATGTACAACCGGCTGGCCCGCGCGGTCCGTTCGGTCGACCGCGGCAACTGGCTGTTCATAGAGCCGACCCCGATCGTCGGCGAGGGCGTACCCACCGGTCTGGGAGCGGTCAGGGACCACCGGACCGTCTACGCCCCGCACTTCTACAACACCGCGATGGAGGCGGGTGCCGACTACGACCCGTCGGCAGGCTGGATCGAGTCGTACGAGGCCGCCGTCACCGCGTACCCGGAGCAGCGGCACATCCCGGTCGTGGTCGGGGAGTGGGGCCCGCTGAACAACAGGCTGCCGCTGATGGGCCGTTTCTACCGGGACGCGATGACCTCCCTGAGCCGCTACACCTCGGGCTGGGCGGGCTATGTGTGGTGCTACGGCGGCGGCTACTGCGCCCTGGACGAGAACGGCGTCTTCGCTGCCAACAAGGACCGGACCGCCACACCGTACGCACCCGCCGTCGCCGGAACCGTCCACTCCGACACCTATGACGACAACGCCCGCGTCTACCGGCTCACTTATACGGCGGGCCGCCACGGCGCCACGGAGATCTCCCTGCCGCCGACGGCCGGGCGGTGGCGGGTCTCGGTGGACGGTCGCGCCGAGGCCCGCCGGCACGGGGGAGAGGTGCGTGTCCATGCCCGCAAGGGGGCGCGTGTCACGGTGACGGTGACCGGGACGGCACGCGGCTGA
- a CDS encoding sigma factor-like helix-turn-helix DNA-binding protein, giving the protein MTEATDLAARAGDRDPRVGLRAVAALRRLLEQLEAVQVRSARVQGWSWQEIAAELGVSRQAVHKKYGRH; this is encoded by the coding sequence ATGACGGAAGCAACGGATCTTGCCGCGCGCGCCGGTGACCGCGACCCCCGGGTGGGGCTGCGGGCGGTCGCCGCGCTGCGCCGGCTGCTGGAGCAGCTCGAAGCCGTACAGGTCAGGAGTGCCCGCGTGCAGGGCTGGTCGTGGCAGGAGATCGCGGCCGAACTGGGCGTCAGCCGGCAGGCCGTGCACAAGAAGTACGGGAGGCATTGA
- a CDS encoding Clp protease N-terminal domain-containing protein, translated as MFERFTRSARGVVTGAVSHAERTDAASVTEEHLLLALLDRPEGRAAFAATSLGLADRRTAVEADLAAARRRGGLTRADTDALAGLGIDVTEIVARVEEAHGEGALDRARRRGTGRRPFTRGAKDVLTKSLRIAVGRQDRFIGDEHLFLALTACPGVVADVLAAHGATYGTVNRALYGDGGEEGDAGRFRKAG; from the coding sequence ATGTTCGAACGCTTCACCAGGAGCGCCCGGGGAGTGGTGACCGGCGCCGTGAGCCACGCCGAACGGACCGATGCCGCATCGGTCACCGAGGAACATCTGCTGCTCGCACTGCTGGACCGGCCGGAGGGCCGGGCCGCCTTCGCCGCCACCTCGCTGGGTCTCGCGGACCGTCGCACGGCCGTCGAGGCCGATCTGGCCGCGGCCCGCCGCCGCGGCGGGCTGACCCGGGCCGATACGGACGCGCTCGCCGGCCTCGGCATCGATGTGACCGAGATCGTCGCCCGCGTCGAGGAGGCCCACGGGGAGGGGGCGCTGGACCGGGCCCGGCGGCGTGGCACGGGGCGTCGCCCGTTCACCCGTGGGGCGAAGGACGTCCTGACGAAGTCGCTGCGGATCGCGGTGGGGCGCCAGGACCGCTTCATCGGCGACGAGCACCTTTTCCTGGCGCTCACCGCCTGCCCCGGCGTGGTCGCCGACGTACTCGCCGCACATGGCGCGACGTACGGGACGGTGAACCGCGCGTTGTACGGGGACGGGGGAGAGGAGGGGGACGCGGGGCGGTTCAGGAAGGCGGGCTGA
- a CDS encoding PadR family transcriptional regulator, with protein MPPVFAHGRLRLYLLKLLDEAPRHGYEVIRLLEERFHGLYAPSAGTVYPRLAKLEAEGLVTHATEGGRKVYSITDAGRAELAGRTGELADLELEIRDSVSELAAEIRDDVRGAAGKLRSEMRAAADETRHTGSGSRRKGDWESAFGDLGDFGDKEAWRAAKEELRKAKQEWKEQARRAKDESRRAREDAQQARRQAKEAQDRAREQMQNAARQVQEHFARGDWPSGVREGLAEITGQLGGFARTGGWPPYIKPEPADADPDWGKDTAGTGDPARDLDRLLDRFRDDIRDAARDRGVTEEQLTQARRHLSTAAAHIGALLRKGDGGEK; from the coding sequence ATGCCCCCCGTATTCGCCCACGGCCGCCTCCGCCTCTACCTGCTGAAACTCCTCGACGAGGCCCCGCGCCACGGCTACGAGGTGATCCGGCTCCTGGAGGAGCGCTTCCACGGGCTGTACGCCCCCTCGGCGGGCACGGTCTATCCGCGCCTCGCCAAACTGGAGGCCGAGGGCCTCGTCACCCATGCCACCGAAGGCGGCCGCAAGGTCTACTCGATCACCGACGCGGGCCGCGCCGAACTGGCCGGCCGTACGGGCGAACTGGCCGATCTGGAACTGGAGATCCGGGATTCGGTCTCCGAGCTGGCCGCCGAGATACGGGACGACGTACGCGGCGCCGCCGGCAAGCTGCGCAGCGAGATGCGGGCCGCGGCGGACGAGACCAGGCACACGGGTTCCGGTTCCCGCCGCAAGGGCGACTGGGAGTCCGCCTTCGGCGACCTCGGGGACTTCGGCGACAAGGAGGCGTGGCGCGCCGCGAAGGAGGAGCTGCGCAAGGCCAAGCAGGAGTGGAAGGAGCAGGCCCGCCGGGCGAAGGACGAGTCCCGCCGCGCCCGCGAGGACGCCCAGCAGGCCCGCCGCCAGGCCAAGGAGGCCCAGGACCGGGCGCGCGAGCAGATGCAGAACGCCGCCCGCCAGGTCCAGGAGCACTTCGCCCGGGGCGACTGGCCCTCGGGCGTACGGGAGGGGCTGGCCGAGATCACCGGCCAGCTGGGCGGCTTCGCCAGGACGGGCGGGTGGCCCCCGTACATCAAGCCGGAGCCGGCCGACGCCGACCCCGACTGGGGCAAGGACACCGCCGGCACCGGCGACCCGGCCCGCGACCTGGACCGCCTGCTGGACCGCTTCCGCGACGACATCCGCGACGCGGCCCGGGACAGGGGTGTCACGGAGGAGCAGCTGACCCAGGCCCGCCGCCATCTGTCGACGGCGGCGGCCCACATCGGGGCGCTGCTGCGGAAGGGCGACGGCGGGGAGAAGTGA